One window of the Diachasmimorpha longicaudata isolate KC_UGA_2023 chromosome 9, iyDiaLong2, whole genome shotgun sequence genome contains the following:
- the LOC135166105 gene encoding blastoderm-specific protein 25D, translating to MEAMPCDPYEQQLFSVFESCLEPGHSHLSPSSLRSLCDKLQLEERGEDLITSLLSAHPLKTPNISFTDFKNGLVTFLGNSESPDLNTPPTITNPLKESPSNSPQKHGHWSNSLEFQRLRQFCYKFNGTMNEIQNPDSPDTETPLLSKHLLESLFEKLDMDCDGLINFSEFTMLFQNSRNLQDYLTTDFTRLHLNDSTHEKNPTSILGPEQTGFLDKSSVISLWELAGISDPKNLLSDLGFTSSEISLTELASVLNDEIKSLQHDSIPPNTRTHMNLLQGALVIYQEEVRSFNTIADQLRGERDKLRMDVAEANERASLLAQEIDENHIKLEKSRKEQIKQLELKHTEVMRELIHQNSSDREAQTLIIKSLKEQLHNLQQEEQLIRSKLASALNENQSLDLENQAHLEQISKLKHSNNQLHLKVQVLAAEHDEAVQNEERENEQMISLVERIKTLQTESALLRDQNDELTSELEVLKSRNMEIKNRTLGFSKLDFSDSSEGLNSVCDSEPLADQAPELKEERQLDSVESQGSTVTWLQTNEASRLIRDLKTILDDSSAPPEMTLSRHREQIPELFSNLESLLEGLLKTADSIKPETNNHEDESKECEERTSESLRDLVINKAESSRLVKRISSSDGMINIDKNFNNLETKGGKHKSLRDYPPRKDESSHSSLEGKLDKGYSLKPPVEPIDGEDLVDGNDLEAIRQDRDRLTSLLKEQELRHSNEKRILQDQLAELEKSLDSLRTEYYQCEDYWAGKLEEERQLVEQEQKISDDKLAELIAKIAEYEEQFSMGDKSRNDGRLSPIDEKFNLEQQYVDLQEELDEVRVKNEEILAMKDKEIMELEERVAKREVARTEIAVQTVEHRLVRRCASLPSGYPQVPGDTGICGSSVNPPGASMKIYHNNQKLFEPGKLNQIAEHRISSNELLFVPNRINLTCYCQQLDNYSGIEGEIQRLILKKIEIESECSSLMKQKEHLFKEILEMQSVKGGQLCSTDVILKNMTSKLQTQEKKIKSLQGIVKQQRICTENIMAKLWKQQKREVESLQALVKNTQESLQNQIQVNSGNVEKLGKIDMVVNDLWVENAFLKKKLESEGHCEHRHAVSNCNTESTSV from the exons ATGGAGGCAATGCCCTGCGACCCCTACGAGCAGCAACTCTTCAGTGTCTTCGAGTCCTGTCTCGAGCCAGGTCACTCTCACCTGTCCCCATCGTCCCTCCGTTCTCTCTGCGATAAGCTCCAACTGGAGGAGCGTGGTGAGGACCTAATTACATCCCTCCTCTCCGCCCATCCCCTAAAAACCCCAAATATATCCTTCACAGATTTCAAAAACGGCCTAGTCACATTTCTCGGTAATAGCGAATCCCCAGACCTCAATACACCCCCGACAATAACAAATCCCCTCAAGGAGTCCCCCTCCAACTCACCCCAGAAGCATGGACACTGGTCAAACTCCCTAGAATTTCAACGGCTCCGTCAGTTCTGTTACAAATTCAATGGCACCATGAACGAAATACAAAATCCAGACTCACCAGACACTGAGACACCTCTGCTCTCTAAGCACCTGCTGGAAAGTCTCTTCGAGAAATTGGACATGGACTGCGACGGTCTCATtaacttctcagaattcacGATGCTCTTCCAGAACAGTCGTAATCTCCAGGATTACCTCACCACTGATTTCACGAGGCTCCACTTGAACGACTCgacacatgaaaaaaatcccaccaGCATTTTGGGCCCAGAACAGACAGGCTTCCTGGATAAATCAAGTGTGATCTCCCTATGGGAATTGGCAGGTATCAGTGACCCCAAGAATCTCCTGTCTGATCTCGGTTTCACCTCCTCCGAGATCAGCCTGACTGAGTTAGCCTCAGTTCTCAATGATGAGATCAAGAGTCTTCAGCATGATTCGATACCACCTAACACCAGAACGCACATGAACCTGCTGCAAG GTGCCTTAGTAATTTACCAAGAGGAAGTTCGATCCTTCAACACAATCGCTGATCAATTGCGAGGGGAACGGGATAAATTACGAATGGATGTCGCCGAGGCGAACGAGCGAGCGAGTCTCTTAGCCCAGGAAATCGATGAGAATCACATAAAGCTCGAGAAGTCTCGAAAAGAGCAGATTAAACAATTAGAACTGAAGCACACGGAAGTCATGAGAGAGTTAATCCACCAGAACAGCTCGGACAGGGAGGCTCAGACTCTCATAATTAAATCCTTGAAGGAACAATTGCACAATCTCCAACAAGAGGAGCAACTCATTCGGTCCAAGTTGGCAAGTGCTCTAAACGAGAACCAGAGCTTGGACCTTGAGAATCAGGCTCACCTGGAGCAAATCTCCAAGTTAAAACACTCAAACAATCAACTGCACCTGAAGGTCCAGGTCCTCGCAGCGGAGCACGACGAAGCAGTGCAGAACGAGGAGCGTGAGAATGAACAAATGATCTCCCTTGTTGAGAGGATAAAGACCCTTCAGACAGAGTCCGCCCTGCTTCGAGACCAGAACGACGAGTTGACGTCCGAGCTGGAAGTCCTGAAGAGTCGAAACATGGAGATAAAGAACAGAACTCTGGGTTTCTCGAAATTGGACTTTTCTGATAGCTCTGAAGGGCTCAACTCAGTCTGCGACTCAGAACCCCTGGCTGATCAAGCCCCAGAACTGAAAGAGGAGAGACAGTTGGACTCTGTGGAGTCCCAGGGCTCCACTGTCACTTGGTTGCAGACTAACGAAGCGAGTAGATTGATCAGAGATCTGAAGACAATTCTCGATGACTCCAGTGCCCCACCAGAAATGACTCTCTCCAGGCACAGGGAACAAATTCCAGAACTATTCAGCAATCTGGAGAGCCTTCTCGAGGGATTGCTGAAAACCGCTGACAGTATTAAACCAGAGACGAATAATCATGAGGATGAATCCAAGGAATGTGAGGAACGCACCAGCGAGTCACTTCGAGATCTAGTTATCAATAAAGCAGAGTCGTCTAGATTAGTTAAAAGGATATCCTCCAGTGATGGGATGATTAATATAGATAAGAACTTCAATAATTTGGAGACGAAGGGTGGAAAGCACAAGAGCCTGCGGGACTATCCACCCAGAAAAGACGAGAGCTCCCACTCTTCTCTCGAGGGTAAACTCGATAAAGGTTACTCACTGAAGCCACCAGTGGAACCAATTGATGGGGAGGATTTGGTGGATGGAAATGATCTGGAAGCTATCAGACAGGACAGAGATCGATTGACTTCTCTGTTGAAAGAACAAGAGCTGAGGCACAGTAATGAAAAGCGAATACTTCAGGATCAACTAGCAGAGCTTGAGAAGTCTCTGGATTCCCTCAGAACTGAGTACTACCAGTGTGAGGACTATTGGGCTGGAAAGCTGGAGGAAGAGCGACAACTCGTTGAGCAGGAGCAAAAAATAAGTGATGATAAATTAGCTGAGTTGATAGCAAAAATAGCAGAGTATGAGGAGCAGTTCAGTATGGGAGATAAATCAAGAAATGATGGACGCTTGTCTCCCATTGATGAGAAATTTAATCTTGAGCAGCAGTACGTGGATCTCCAGGAGGAGCTTGACGAGGTCAGGGTGAAGAATGAGGAGATATTGGCTATGAAGGATAAGGAGATCATGGAACTGGAAGAAAGGGTGGCGAAGAGAGAGGTCGCGAGAACTGAGATAGCTGTTCAGACGGTGGAGCACAGATTGGTGAGAAGATGTGCTAGTCTACCTAGTGGTTATCCTCAAGTTCCTGGGGACACTGGCATTTGTGGAAGTTCTGTGAATCCTCCAGGGGCCTCTATGAAGATTTATCATAATAATCAGAAGCTCTTCGAGCCGGGCAAGCTCAATCAAATAGCTGAGCATAGAATCTCCTCCAATGAATTACTATTTGTGCCTAACAGAATTAATTTGACATGCTATTGCCAGCAACTTGATAATTACTCGGGAATCGAGGGGGAGATTCAGAGGTTGATACTGAAGAAGATCGAAATCGAGAGTGAGTGCAGTTCATTGATGAAACAGAAGGAACACCTGTTCAAGGAGATTCTTGAAATGCAGAGTGTCAAAGGGGGTCAGTTGTGCTCTACTGACGTCATTCTGAAGAATATGACATCGAAACTCCAGACTCAGGAGAAAAAGATCAAGTCCCTCCAGGGAATCGTTAAGCAGCAGAGAATCTGCACTGAGAACATTATGGCAAAGCTGTGGAAACAGCAGAAGAGGGAAGTCGAGAGCCTCCAGGCGCTTGTTAAGAATACTCAGGAATCACTTCAAAATCAGATTCAGGTGAACTCAGGGAATGTTGAGAAGCTGGGAAAGATTGATATGGTGGTGAATGATCTTTGGGTTGAAAATGCCTTCTTGAAGAAAAAACTGGAGAGCGAGGGACACTGCGAGCATCGACATGCTGTTAGCAACTGCAACACTGAATCAACGTCCGTATGA
- the LOC135166196 gene encoding small ribosomal subunit protein eS7, producing the protein MFTASAKIVKAGGAEPDAFESTISQALLDLEMNSDLKSQLRELYITKAREIETNNKKSIIIYVPMPKLKAFQKIQTRLVRELEKKFSGRHVMFVGERKILPKPTRKTRTKNKQKRPRSRTLTAVYDALLEDLVYPVEIVGKRIRVKLDGSQLIKVHLDKNEQTNIEHKVDTFGAVYKKLTGRDVTFEFPESYV; encoded by the exons ATGTTCACGGCAAGTGCCAAAATCGTAAAAGCAGGCGGTGCCGAGCCCGATGCATTCGAGTCCACCATTTCCCAGGCCCTGCTGGACCTGGAGATGAACTCCGATCTTAAATCACAGCTTCGTGAGCTTTACATCACTAAGGCTCGTGAAATTGAGACCAATAACAAGAAA TCCATCATCATCTACGTCCCAATGCCAAAACTGAAGGCCTTCCAGAAAATTCAGACACGATTGGTACGTGaacttgagaagaaattctctGGCAGGCACGTGATGTTCGTTGgtgagaggaaaatattgcCCAAACCTACGAGAAAGACACGCACCAAGAACAAGCagaagaggccaaggagccgaacACTCACTGCAGTGTATGATGCACTCCTCGAGGATCTCGTCTACCCAGTCGAGATTGTGGGAAAACGAATCCGAGTTAAGCTCGACGGTTCTCAATTAATCAAAGTTCATTTGGACAAGAATGAACAGACGAACATTGAGCACAAG GTTGACACCTTCGGAGCCGTCTACAAGAAGCTCACGGGACGTGATGTGACATTCGAATTCCCCGAGTCGTATgtctaa
- the LOC135166199 gene encoding cytochrome c oxidase subunit 4 isoform 1, mitochondrial-like, with the protein MAGRCLVTVLRRGRPAGVRAYSSHDEPPLNYKIGKREVVGYGSNGTECYLDLQSVPMPAIRFKEITPDLQVIRDKEKGDWKKLTIQEKKELYRASFCQTFVEMDAPSGEWKAILGGVCFGVGLAVLLFTGVKKFVYPPLPVTFDMEHQTAQFERMRQLDMNPIQGMNRRT; encoded by the exons ATGGCAGGCAGGTGCCTTGTGACGGTTTTGCGAAGGGGAAGGCCGGCAGGCGTGAGGGCCTATTCATCTCACGATGAACCCCcattaaattacaaaattgGTAAACGCGAGGTAGTGGGTTATGGTTCAAATGGTACCGAATGTTACTTGGATCTGCAATCGGTCCCCATGCCCGCCATACGGTTCAAGGAAATCACCCCTGATCTTCAG GTCATCAGAGATAAAGAGAAGGGTGACTGGAAGAAACTTACGATCCAGGAGAAAAAGGAACTTTACCGTGCGAGCTTCTGTCAGACGTTCGTTGAGATGGACGCACCAAGTGGAGAGTGGAAGGCAATCTTAGGTGGTGTTTGCTTCGGTGTGGGACTTGCTGTGCTTCTTTTCACGGGTGTCAAGAAGTTTG TTTATCCACCACTACCAGTCACCTTTGATATGGAACATCAAACCGCCCAGTTCGAGCGTATGAGGCAGTTAGACATGAATCCAATTCAGGGTATGAACAGACGTACGTAA